The genomic region GAAGAGCGCTTGCCGGCAGCCGCGCGACAGGGCTTCGAACCCGACAGCTCCAGTACCGGCAAAGAGATCGAGTACGCGCGTGCTATCGAGCACTTCCGGATAAGCGTGGCTCAGGATATTGAACAGGCTCTCGCGCGTCCGATCGGTGGTCGGACGGATATCGTTGGACTTGGGCGTGGCCAGGGCGCGGCCGCGAAACTCTCCCCCGACGATCCGCACGGCCGGTTACTTCCCCTTGCCCCGGGGCTTGCCGCCGCCAGGGCGGCCGCCTGGTTTACCACCACCTGGCTTGCCGCCGCGGGGGCCGCCGGAGCGCTGGCTCGGCGATTTCCCCACACTGGGCTTTCCGGCCGACTTTCCGCGCGGGCGGTCGCCGAAGGGGCGGTTGCCGCCCTCGCGACCTTGAGGCCGATCGCCTTCGCTACGGCTTGCCCGCGGCTTTCCGGAGAATGCGCGATCTTCGCCCCCGGCGCGTGCGGGGCGCTCCGCGCGCGCGCGTTCACTGCTTTCGCGCCGCGGCGGCCGATCGCCGTGATCGCGCGATTTCCGCTCTGCTGCGTCAGGCCGGCGTCGGTCGAAACCACCGTCGCGCCTGTCATCCTTGCGGCGAACCGGTGCGCTCGCTCCGATCCACTCCCCATCCTCGACATCGCGCTTCACCGACGGCCGCAGAGCGCGCTCGGGCCTGGTAGAGCCCTTTGCCGCGCTTGCCTTGCGGTCGGGGTCGAACTTGCCGGAGGCTTTCATCGCCAGGCCATCCTTGGTGCGGCCGTAGCGTTTTGTCTTCGGCGCACCTTCCGGACGCTCGCGGCGGACAGGCGTCGCCGCTTGATCATCCGCCGACTTCGACTTCTTTTCGGCTATCGGGCGTGCACCCGGCGCCATCCATACATTGGCGGTGCGGCTGCGCTTCGCCGGAACCCGAGCCGGACGGTCGGCAGGTCGGCCGCCGGAACGATCGCTACGCTCACCCCGATCGCGCGAGCGGCCTTCGTCGCGCCGCGTGTCGAGGCGCGCAAGCGCACGCTCGCGCTTGTCCTCCGGCTTTTCTCGCCGTCCGGCGCGTTCCGTCTTGCCGGCATCCTCGGCGACCTCGTCGTGATGATCCTTCTCGGCCGCGGGCTGATCATTGTAGAGAGGCGCGTCGAAATTCGCCTTCGCGTCCTCGATCAGGCGCGGACCGAGCTGATCCCTCAGCGTGCGGCCGCGAATTTCCTGAACATGGCCTTCCGGCAGGTCGCCCAACTGGAAAGGACCATAGGAGATGCGGATCAGTCGGTTCACATCAAGGCCGAGCGCGCCGAGTACGTTCTTGATCTCGCGGTTCTTGCCTTCGCGCAGGCCCATGGTGATCCAGACGTTCGATCCCTGAACCCTATCGAGCGTCGCCTCGATTGCTCCGTAGAGCACGCCGTCGACGGCGATGCCGTCCTTCAGCCGATCGAGCGCTTCCTGATCGATCTCGCCGTGTGCACGCACGCGATATCGGCGCAGCCAGCCGGTGGATGGCAGCTCGAGCACGCGAGCGAGCCCCCCGTCATTGGTCAAGAGCAGCAGGCCTTCGGTGTTGATGTCGAGGCGGCCGATCGAAAGTACGCGCGGCAGCCCCTCCGGGAGGTTCTCGAAAACCGTCGGCCGGCCTTCCGGATCGGCATTGGTCGTCACCAGCCCCGCGGGCTTGTGATAAAGCCAGAGACGCGTGCGCTCGATGCCGCGGATCGGATGACCGTCGACCTCGATGCTGTCGGCCAGCGTTGCGTTGACGACAGGCGTGTCGAGCACGACGCCGTTGAGCTTGACGCGCCCCTCCATGATCATTCGCTCGACGTCGCGGCGGGAGGCAACGCCGGCGCGCGAGAGGATCTTCGAGATGCGCTGCGGCTCATCCGCACCGGGCGTCGTCGCAGCCGGCCGGACCTTGGCGGATGGGGTGGCGCCCGCCTTCTTGTCACCGGAACGAGGTTTCTTTTCCCGTCCGTTGGTCTTGCCGCCGGGCCGTGTGGACTTGTCTTTGGATGTCATTTGTGTTGCCTGCCTTTTGCGGCTGTCCTATCAGGTCAAGCGCCGTGGGTTAAGAGAAATTATTGATCGAGCGATGACCGATACGACGCGCTTCATGGATGCGGCCCTGGAAGAGGCCCGGAAAGCAGCAGCCCGCGGCGAAGTGCCGATCGGCGCTGTCGTCGTGCTCGACGGCAAGATCGTCGCCGCCGCCGGAAACCGTACACGCGAACTGAACGACGTCACCGCCCATGCCGAGATCGAGGCGATCCGCCAAGCCGCCGCCAGCGTTGGCGACGAACGGCTGACAGGCGCGGATCTCTACGTCACGCTGGAACCCTGCACCATGTGCGCGGCGGCGATATCCTTCGCCCGAATACGCCGCCTTTATTACGGTGCGGAAGACCCAAAGGGCGGCGCCGTGGACAGCGGCGTCAGGTTCTATGCGTCGCCCACCTGCCATCACGTCCCGGATGTGTATTCCGGCCTTGCCGAACGGGAAGCCGCCGATATCCTTCGCGATTTCTTTGCCGGCAAGCGCTGACCGGTGCAGCGGTCAGCCGTCGGCAAGTGCCTTCAGCGCCGCCCCCGCGAGCCGGTAGCGCTTCCATTCTGACATGGGCTCGGCGCCGACTGCCTCGTAAACTCGGATGGCCGGCTCGTTCCAATCGAGAACGCTCCATTCGAAGCGGCCGCATCCTTCCGCAATGGCGATACGCGCGAGATGTTTCAGAAGCAGTTTGCCGGCGCCTGAGCCGCGGTATTCAGGCGTGACATAGAGGTCTTCGAGGTAAAGACCCTTGCGCGCTTGCCAGGTGGAAAAGCTGTAAAACCAGATGGCGAAGCCGGCGGGCGCGCCGTCGACCTCACAGATAACCGCATGAGCGACGGCATCCGGACCGAAGAGCGAAGCTTGCAAGTGCTCGACCGTCGCTTCGACCTCATGCCCCGCCTTTTCGTAGATCGCGAGTTCCGTGATGAAGCGCAGAATCGTCTCCGCGTCTTCCGGAACGGCGTTGCGAATGCTGGTCTTCATGGCTTAGAACGGCCAGTACCACTTGGTGCCGGAGTTGGCGATCTGCGCCTCCTTCTTGCGGCGGCGCTCCTTTACCTTTTCCGGCTCGCCGAGATCCGTTTCGGCACCGTCCGGAAGACGGCGATAGTCGATCGGCGGA from Sinorhizobium garamanticum harbors:
- a CDS encoding nucleoside deaminase, translated to MTDTTRFMDAALEEARKAAARGEVPIGAVVVLDGKIVAAAGNRTRELNDVTAHAEIEAIRQAAASVGDERLTGADLYVTLEPCTMCAAAISFARIRRLYYGAEDPKGGAVDSGVRFYASPTCHHVPDVYSGLAEREAADILRDFFAGKR
- a CDS encoding GNAT family N-acetyltransferase — protein: MKTSIRNAVPEDAETILRFITELAIYEKAGHEVEATVEHLQASLFGPDAVAHAVICEVDGAPAGFAIWFYSFSTWQARKGLYLEDLYVTPEYRGSGAGKLLLKHLARIAIAEGCGRFEWSVLDWNEPAIRVYEAVGAEPMSEWKRYRLAGAALKALADG
- a CDS encoding pseudouridine synthase; translation: MTSKDKSTRPGGKTNGREKKPRSGDKKAGATPSAKVRPAATTPGADEPQRISKILSRAGVASRRDVERMIMEGRVKLNGVVLDTPVVNATLADSIEVDGHPIRGIERTRLWLYHKPAGLVTTNADPEGRPTVFENLPEGLPRVLSIGRLDINTEGLLLLTNDGGLARVLELPSTGWLRRYRVRAHGEIDQEALDRLKDGIAVDGVLYGAIEATLDRVQGSNVWITMGLREGKNREIKNVLGALGLDVNRLIRISYGPFQLGDLPEGHVQEIRGRTLRDQLGPRLIEDAKANFDAPLYNDQPAAEKDHHDEVAEDAGKTERAGRREKPEDKRERALARLDTRRDEGRSRDRGERSDRSGGRPADRPARVPAKRSRTANVWMAPGARPIAEKKSKSADDQAATPVRRERPEGAPKTKRYGRTKDGLAMKASGKFDPDRKASAAKGSTRPERALRPSVKRDVEDGEWIGASAPVRRKDDRRDGGFDRRRPDAAERKSRDHGDRPPRRESSERARAERPARAGGEDRAFSGKPRASRSEGDRPQGREGGNRPFGDRPRGKSAGKPSVGKSPSQRSGGPRGGKPGGGKPGGRPGGGKPRGKGK